A window of the Sabethes cyaneus chromosome 1, idSabCyanKW18_F2, whole genome shotgun sequence genome harbors these coding sequences:
- the LOC128740830 gene encoding coactosin-like protein — translation MTEAVEVEQIIESKPRKMALPTSLDKDAIREAYEDVRSNLTDNEWAVFKFDGLKIICFAKGIGFDEFCAHFNDDERAFGYIRIQMGDEMSKRSKFMFLTWIGPEVGVMQRAKMSTDKSIIKDVINNFAVELQVESSNDLDLEMFKEHLNKAGGANYGTGVREL, via the exons ATGGCTCTACCCACCTCCCTGGACAAGGACGCCATTCGGGAAGCGTACGAGGACGTCCGATCCAACCTGACCGACAACGAGTGGGCGGTGTTCAAATTTGACGGTCTCAAAATCATCTGCTTCGCGAAGGGAATCGGCTTCGACGAGTTCTGTGCGCATTTCAACGACGACGAGCGAGCTTTCGGCTACATACGGATACAGATGGGCGACGAGATGTCCAAGCGAAGCAAGTTTATGTTCCTCACCTGGATCGGCCCGGAAGTGGGTGTGATGCAGCGAGCCAAGATGTCGACAGACAAGTCAATCATTAAGGATGTGATCAAT AATTTTGCCGTTGAGCTGCAGGTTGAGTCGAGCAACGATTTGGATCTGGAGATGTTCAAGGAACACCTGAACAAGGCCGGTGGTGCAAACTACGGAACCGGCGTGCGCGAACTATAG